TCGACCACGTTCGCGAGTCTGACCAGTGGACGTCCCTCCGTGCCGGCCTTTTGCAGGATCTAAGAGACTCGTCGCTCGATGCCTGCAGCCATCACCGCAAGCTGGTCATCTGGCCGCTGACGATACTCGGCCTTGCGCTCAACTACGACGACGGCGGCGCCCAGCAATTTGTTCTGCAAGAGCTGAAGTGGGCGAGCGCGGCGTTGGGGACCGCGACACCATTGGTGGCGATACAGCTACTCGAGCGTACTTGGCAGGGGTACAGTGGATGGGAATGGGATAAACTCTTTGATCGGCCTTATGTTTTCGCCCTGTGATGGCTATGCGAGTGCAGGCCGGATCATTTCAGGCAAAGGTGCTATTCGCCGCACGTCGAACGCGGTAGATTGCTGCGAGTAACTGGGACGTCAGCAAGAGTGTTGATAATAAGACAAGGCTGCTGACTGTGGGTACCGAGCAGTGCCGGGTCTTGGCCATGTATTTTGCCTATTTAGGTAACGATCTACATCCTGATCTGCTTCGGCGTCAACGCTAACGCTAACGCTAACGCCAGCCGCTTCTACTCCTTCTACAAGGCGTCCACGCAACTGTCAAGATTTTTCCCAATTCGGCTAAGGGGAGTCACTTCCATCAATATCTTTTAACTGTCATTGCATTTTATCAATGTAGGACTTGGTGAGCGTTGCCTATAAAGCATAGTTGAGCCCCATGCATCAGCTACTCGATCACCAAACAGCTTGAGCTGTACCTCTTATTGCCCATTACCATTGCGCACACATTTCTCCCATCACCATGCGGACCGGCTGGCTATATCCTATCTTCATTGGCACGCATGTCAGCGCCGGACTCATTAAGTCCACCACACGTCCGCTCATTCTCGCAGACACGAACCGAGATGGCATCGTCAACGGCAAAGACATTGCAGACAAATATACCTGGACAAATGAATGTGGCGCCATTTTCCTCCCCAATATTGGCGATAAACGCCACCGATGCACTGCCTTTGATCTCAATGGTCTCTCCCTGAGCAACCAGGAGCTGTCGAGCTGCAACGACGCTTCAGGCCATTTGCTGCTAACCCCTGAGCTGGCAGCCCCAGCCCGAACCGCACCCCTTCAAGGTATCTCTAAAGAGGCTATCGGGAGCATCTATACGCTTCCGGAGAGCACCTTGGGCTCAGTGCGTGTATTCTGGAAACAGCCCGGATTCCTGTCAGATGCAGGTTCCCCGTGGAGACTCATTGATCCTCAGTTCGTATTCAACGCGAGCAGTCTACGTGCTGGCATTGAGCTCGCCATAGACGCTAGAGAGTTGGTTTCTCACCTCTCTGCCTGGAACGGAACGCTTTCTTTGGAGTTTCGAGTCACCGACGGCAATATGACGACCTACGATGCCGTGGCGATGAAGCAGGCGCCGGTCCTATTCCACCATCATCTGCAGCGCGTACAAGAGGTGCTATCCGTAAAAGGAAACGAGACTTCCAGTCCGGTGCAGAACAAGTTCGTACGCGGTCTGGAAGACGCTCTAATGAACGTGGTTGAAACCCCGGCCCTTCACTTACTCAACGGCACCGACGAAATCTGGGCACAAGACTTCATGGAACCCGGCTTCGCCAGTATGCCTGGGCCAGAAGGTCCGATATCACTACGCGTCCTGGTTCGTAGTGCGCAATCTACCAGAGTTGCTGGACGTCAGGTCTTCGAAAGCTTCAGAGGTAATAGAGTCGGAGGCCATCAACTGTCGCTAGGGTCTGGCTTTGGGCACGAGGAGATTGACTCAGGTGGCAACATCGAGATTATCCCACCGTACGTATCCAAGAACGGGACATCATATAAGCACGGCAGGGTCATCATGGGAAAGCACTTTGACAAGCATCCAGCCAAGTCCATGACGAGCCTTATTGAAGCTCAAATCTACCAGTCTCCCCTCATCCTAGAGGCTGGCTGGTTGGTCATTGGACATGTTGACGAATTTGTCCAGTTCTTGCCATACCAGAACGACCTAGGATGGACCATCGCTATTGCGGATACACAAGCTCCGCTGGctttattaaaaaaggcAAAAGACAGTGGCCATGGCTCCACCCTTGTCACTAGCTATCCCGATCTCCGCCAGCCGGAaggtttttctttttacgATTCTAGCCTTGAGAACCTTACCATCAACGCGCTGCTGTCTGACGACGATTTCTTGCAGACGCAGAAATATGCACAGAAGTACATCGACCACAACTTGAAGCTTCTACTCGAAGAGGTACCACTGCCTCACAACCAAGTTCTGCGAGTACCCGCTCTCTTCAAGAATGTCACATATCCCTGGCCATCTAATCTTGATGGAATCCCCCCACGCCTGCACAGAGTCGCTCCTGGACAGCGTCAACTAATTGCTTTCCTTCCGGCTGTCATTAACGGTGTTGTCATCGGGTCTGATTATTTGGCTGCGAAGCCTTGGGGTCCAATCGTTGATGGTCAGGATATCTTTGAGGAGGCGGTGCGAGATGTGTACGGCCAAGCGGGGATGAAGGTACACTTCGTTGACGATTTCATGTCGCATCACGTAAATGGAGGCGAAGTCCACTGCGGCACGAATACCCTCAGAGATGCAACAGTCGAATGGTGGAGCTAAAAGCTTATACCAGAGTCGCGGCACACGATTGAAATTTGAAGTGCAGGTGATGACTACTCGACCAACAGCACGGCGTGTCGGCTAACCCTGACCCTAAATAAATAGAAATGGAATTTTAGGTCAAATGGTCATTTTTTACGCTCATTGCTCCAGTTTGGCTGAAGAAGTGATTAAGTGAAACTGGGCATTTGTATGAGGAAGATCTGTTTTTGGTGTACAAGAGGTGGTACTTACGGGAAGTGGGTATTGCATGGTAATAACGTTAGATATTATGTAGTTTAGTCTGCCATGATGTATTCCATAACCATGACACAGGAGACCGGCCCCCTGCGGGTTCCGCCAATGCCGTTGAGGAACGAGCTGAGTCCTAGACGCGGCGCAAAGGCGCTTACGGCTCCGACCCCGCTTTCGACAGCATTGCTATTTCATGCTTGCGTTTCTACCATTTCTATCTCATCTGCCCATCTATCCATCTACGTGTTCTTCAAGAGTATCATCGAATATCATCGAATTGCATTACGAATTGCATTGAAGTATAAAGTTGTTTACCATGACCATTGATTACTCAAAATGGGACAACCTGGACACAGATTCAGAAAGAGAAACTCCCCCTCCAGCAGCACTACAATCAAGTGCGCCGGCTACAGCAGATCCAATCACAGGCAGCACTCCGGGATCCATCCAAGCCATCACTGTCCGTTGCGATGGTGAGAGAGTCAGATTCGCACCTTGGTCAGTGACATCGGTCAAGGCGGATCACCCCATCTTCTCGAACTTCGTGCCTCCTATCCCGCGACTCATCGAGGTTCCATTAGTCTTTCATCGGGTCGGCAGTCAATCTGCAGACCGGGCCGATCTGGATAATCAGGTCATCACATATCTCCATATTGACTCCGAATCCGGGTTCGCGCCTCCGAGCTGGCAGTCCCACATCGGCACGGTGCTGGTGGCGCGaaaggatcagaagacgtTGCGACCACAGCATCTGGAGGGTGTATGGATGTATTGTGATCACATCTTGGATCTCTtcggagatggagaaggtGCACCGACGCATATGTATCGTAGACAAGCATTTGAGGAGTGGTGGAAAGACTACTGCAAAGAGCAGAAGAAATTACGGCGGGGAACTGGAGGCAAGAATGACCCGGATGACTGGCGAGCGGTACAGTCGCCGTATGTGACATAGGTTCCTCGTATGTGCTGGTATAAGTATATCTCGCGCGCTGTTCTACGTGAAGCATTGCTGGCTTTCAAACGATCGTCTTGTTTCTACCGCTAGATCCGCAAGTCTCTTCATGGCGTCAACGATGACCTGGTCTGGCTTGTTGCCGAGGAAGTCCTGCGGCCGCACTATATTTAGCAGTTTGATGCCCTGTAGTGTCTTGCACCTAGAAAGTTGTACATAGAGACTAGTGAAGTCGCACTTCGAGGGCTGACCATTTGTCACGCGATTTCCTCGGAGCTCTAAAAGAACATCGGCAAACGTTTTCCCTTGGGCCTTATAGTCGGTCAGTACGAAGGCAGGGACCACAGGCAGTCCGCGTCGGGTGCATTTCCCGGATAGGAACTTGTAACAGGAGTTGGCTGGATCGAGTACATGCGTGATGGGCCGGATGAGTAAGGTACCCGCTGGGAGTGTCGGGATGGTTATATCTTTTGTCTCTTGTGACTCCAACAATATGCCTAGTGGCGGACCGAAGTGTATGGTAACATCGTCAGCGAGATAATGGCCTGGGAAGTTTGGGTCGGGGATGAGGTCCACGGCCGTAAACTCGGCCCCGTTCACAACTCTCAGGCCGGTATAGGTATTTTTGTTGACAACAACAGGCATGCCCTGGGCGTAGAAGAATACTCCTGGGATCTTACAGCTGGAGCTGTCGCCTTGCTCGATGGTCTGGGCTAGCTCCTGCTGTAAAAAGGTCCGGCTGCGCCAGGTGTGtgtcgagatgaagatggagatatGCTTTGCGTGAAAGCGGGCCCAATCTACCAGGGCTTCCATATTGAGAGCCCATCTGTTACGGTTGAGCGGTGTTATGGCACGCAAGCCAGCCTTGAAGGTGATCTGGGACCGGTCCACGAGCCTGGTGTTGAGCAGGTCAAAGTCCTCCCTAGTCTGGGTTCCGGCCCGTACTCTTTCCAAGAGAGCGCCCAGCTGTGGATCGTCCCGGGCGCGGACTTGCTCCTCGAGAAGGATGACGGTCTTGAACATCAGCCACAGGTTATGACCACGATGGTGAGCAATGGTTGCCTGTCCCGAAGAGGTCGTGTAAGTCGGACTCATCATCTGGTCCACCAGGAGACTTTTCTCAAGCACAGGGGCGAACTGATAGAAATCACCCATCAGGAGGACGACGGGAATACCGCCAAACGGCTTATCGGGGCAGTCGCGGAGGGCCTGGAGGCGACAGTTGGCCTGGAATAAAGTGGACCCCCCGAGCATGCTGACTTCGTCAATCACAAGTACCAACTTCTGCTTCCACCTCCATTTCTTCGCTTCCGAGAAGACTGGAGGCTCTCTTCTGTCGTTAGAATGGTGAATATCCAGTCCACAAGCCGAATGAAATGTCGTCCCGCCGATCTGAGCAGCCGCACTGCCGGACGTGCCGGTCACCTGGAGTTGATGCAGCTGGCCTCTAGCCACAAATACGTTCCGCAAAGCATCGACGATCCTGGACTTCCCAGTACCGCCTGGGCCACCAACGTATTGAAGGTTCTGACCGGCAGAGTCTGGATGGTCGACGTACTTGTCCAAGAACCGACAAATAAGCTGTAGCGCCATACTCTGCAAACCGTTGAGTGTATACGCGGAGGCGGCCTGAAGTCCCAGCTCCGTGAAACCTCCGACGGGACCCAGTTCAACAAGCATTCGAGGATTCTGTGCCTGCGAGGTTTCCAAATGTCTCGGAATGGGAATGTCTGCATCGCATTGTCGAACAAGCAGATCGTCAATGTTAGCGTTCCCAATGGAGGTTGTGCCACCTTGCACAACACCCTCCATCTCGTTGAGCATCTGTAGATGCAGCAGATCCTGGGCCTTCGCCGCAGCCTGAACGTCATCGGCAGAAGGAACGGAGCATTGGCTTAAGACGCTgtgttgacgatggcgaaTTTGCTGATAGAAATCGTCGTGACGTTGGATAAAAGGGCGGCGCTCTTCTATCGGGTTCTTTGTGTCGAGCAAAACCATGGCTGTGGGAAGTGGGTAAGAATGCAATGCTGAGGAGTAGTCCCGGTGAACGGGGCGAATAGCCTGGCGGAATGGTGCGAGGTAGCCTTGATCAAGAATAGTCTTGACAAGTGTCTGGGCGGCATGAACGTCTTGAGGAATGAGAGGTGTGACGGGCGAGCCGGTAGCAGTAGCGGTAggatcatcatgatgagcAGCATCGATATCCAAAAGCCGAGCATCCTTACGAGCATCCTCAGCCGACTTTCTGAGAAGAGAGATATTCGCGACGTGGGATCCCAAGCGAGGACACAGGTTAGCTGCGAAACTTTGCCATATGCCTGTGATATCGGGGTGGGTTTCGGAGAGGAATTTCTCCCATGGTACGAACAAGGCTAGATGGAGAACCGAATTCCTACACAGACTATCAGGGCAGCTTCGGGGGCGAGTGAACCAGGCAGGGAAAGATACCGTTTGAAGTACACTGGGTGGTCGTCCATGTGATCGTCGCTGATGAACCCTTGAAAGACTGGCACTGCGTATCCGGGGGGCTGACGAAGCTTTTGAATCCATTCGTGACATTCCGGGGGCCCCTGTAGCGCAATATggacttcatcctcatctcgacCACGACGGCGCTCCACGATGATCGTGGACATATAGTCGTAGAGGCACGTATCTCTCAGAACTGGGCCGCGATAAGCATAGGCGTCCAGGTACAGCAAGGTCCGGCCGTTTCGCCGAAACTGCACTGTTTCCGATGGCTCTTCGGCGTCGATTTGCGTACAAGCCTGGCGACGGAGGTGTGGCCAGCGTCGGAAGATGGTCCAGTAAAGTGCTGTCAGGTTGATGTAGGACCAGTTTGGTACGTTAGTAAAGTCTGTTTGATAGCCGAGCAGAAAGTAGCAGACCTCTACGGCCGAAAGCTGCCTCTCAGAGAAAATTCGGTTCGCTGCCCTCATCAAAAACTGGCGGCTCTCATTCACCACGTCCTGACGCTGGGCATCTTGCTCGGGAAGACTTGGCCCCCCCAGCGACGCGGATTCACGGAGCTGCCGAAGAACATCAGATGCAAAGACGAGGCGTTTCCACATGGGCGTGTCTAATTTGGTGGCATAATTTGTGATGTAGAATACCATGGCCAATCCCTTCGTCTTAGTCAAGATCATAGAGAGGTCATGATTGTGGCGGAGGCCGACCGCCATTGCTTTGTTGTACCGGTTGACGAGCGCATGGTTCCGCCTCATGCTGAGCAGACCGTCCTCCGTGAACCCGGTGTTCTCGACGAGCTTCCAAGGGGCTTTGAACCGACAAGCCGTCGTTCTGTGTTGACCTGCGCCCTCTATAGCGAGTGCTTTCAGAGAATACTTGATACAGGTGTACGTATGCGAGTGCACCTGGCAACAGTAGGCAATGAAGTTGGACTCGTTGTCGAAAGCCCCTGAGAGAGTCACAGTGTTGTTCATGATCTCGTCAATCGGGTCGATTGGCTTTCTCTCCTTGCGGACGGCCCTTCCAGCTTCCTCATCCAGACATTCGTTAAATACAGAGTCCAGATAGCGAACCACTTGAGCACGGTATTCTCCCTCCTCATTTTTCGTCATATCGTCGATCAAGGAAGGCAACTCCATATTACCCTCCAACCAGAGTAGACCATGCAGGTGGAGACTACCTCGGTCGTTCGTCTCAACTGTTGCGTAGTAATGGCTGATCTTCCCGTAAACTGATTCCTGGCCTGTCTTGACATATTTCtcaaagaacaaggagacctctcgatggaagaagatggcagcGCTGACCGGATCCATAATGCTAAGAGAAATTCTATCATATCTCCCACGGAGATCAATCAGAAGCTCCTTGGCTGCATCGCGATCATGAAGTCTGTGAATGGAGAGTTTCAACTTGACCGGATTGTTGATATCATTGGGATTGACAGTAATCCAGATGGCAGGTATACCTGTCCAGATGTTCAATGACTGTATCTTCCTCCGCATCAAGAGCCGGGTTTCGTTGGAGAGCGGCTGCGCGTGGCCAAATATGGACAGTTCGTggagcaagaacaagatatCCGGATCGGTCGTGGTCTTGGTGTCCTGCATTTCCTCCTGTGCTATTTTCAAGCGGTCCATCGTCAGGCGTCTACAGACCCGGTCCAGTCTGTCGAAGGAGCCCTTTACCAGACGGACCATGCTGATTCTTCGGTTCGTGGATCGCAGGAGGATATTGAAGAccaagaaacaaaagatTGGGTGGACGGCAAACCGGCCCCTGTGCCGCTGCAACACGTACTTGGTCCAGTAGTTGAGCGAATGGTTGGTGCCACTCTGTGCGGAGCCCAAGGCGCCACGTGGATCGCCGTCTGGCAGACTGGGGCCCTTCGGGCCGCCCCTGCCCCAAGGGAAAAGTTTCGGAAAGGTTCGCGGGAAGAAATCCTCGTGTAGGCTGTCAGCGAAATCCGCGCCACGCTCGACCCGGATGAATGGCTGGTCACCCGCCGTATGGACCATCATACCGACGGGTTCGGCGTCATCATCGTGTCCGCCCGGACTCGTCCGCAAAGCCTCAGCTAAGAAGGACAGCTTGTCAGCTTCAGCGAATGTAGCAGGTCCGTCTAGAGGAAACATGCCGGACGCCGAGGTCTCGCACAGGGTATCATCGCCGTGGTGAACACTCCCTGGGTCAGGGGCAGATGTAAGTAGATCCTCAGGCGATTGGTGGGACTGTTCCACCAACTCGCTGTCGCCCGGTGGTGAGGCATCGTCGCTGGCATCTGGTTGCATGGACGCGAGAAGCTCTTTAATGCTAGCGAAACCGGTCCCCTCTAATCCGCGATCAACATTTGGGACGATGGGGTCTGTGTGTGTCTTTTCCACGGCTGAGGGTTCCTCTCTTCGCATGCGCTCCATGAGAACGGCGGGAACGGCCGAGCCCTCGGCATACTGCCAGCCATGTATCTCATCCAGGTTAATCTCGATACCCCTATAGAGGGGATTGTTCTTCTGCAGCCACAAGAGAGCAGCAGTCGCCCGAGACTTTCGCACCTGAAGAAGGGACCCCACTTCCGCCTGATTGGGTCTCTTGGCACCACTCCAAGAGACATGGATGTTCTCGATCGTCCGAAGAAGCGGGTGAGGCAGCACTGTGGTGACCAAGTCGTCTACGTTATTCGGAAACACGACAATATGGCCCTTGATGTGCTTCCTGTAACTCGCACTCGACGGCGTCTTGTTATCAACAGTGAACTTCGTGATATAGCCAAAGGGGGCCTGGAGAGCGATCAGCCTCTCCTCGAGAGGAGAGAGGCCGTCGAGTTCTTTGGGATAACGATGCTCACATCCTATATTCATGTTGTTGACGGAGCATGCCTTTGGCAGCTTCCCACGGTCGAAGCTACCGCGGCATTCGAGGCAAACATCGACCTGAGCGTCACCTGTCAGTGGCAGACACTTTTGGCACTCTTGAAGAGCCACTGTGGCTCGTAGGAGCGAGGAGGGCAAGTCCCTCCTCCACTGGATGGTAGTCATGTTGGCTGGCGCGCATTTTCTGTAACAGAAGGTGCAATGGGAAATAGGCAGTGTCCTCTCGTCTGCAAAAGCTGCATGGAACGATCTCGAAGTCTCGACTTGAAGGGCGAGCGGGACTTCCTTACACCAGGATCTCCTTAGCGATACGTCTTCCTTCACGCGAAAGCAGGAGTCCCGGTGTTGAAGAATTCTGTCAAGAGACagttgctgatgttgagtAACCTCGTGCAGTAGTTTCGGCCTCTTCCGGCGGCTTCGGTCTCGGTCCGAGGGTGTCGGGGCCGGAAGTACGTCTTGCTGTATGCTATGCCGCTTGAGGGAAGGCGGAGTCCGGAGAGGAGAGGCTGGCTCAGGAGTCGTCGGTCCGGTAGCAACCCGCGTATGGACCCATCCACTGCGCCTGCGAGCCTGGTGGGGCCGATAGGGTCCGGGTCCACCGGTCCGACGTTCGGCGCGTCTACGGTCCAGGTCGTCCGATACACGGATGATTTCCTCGAAGGGCATTCTGAGCTTCGTGTTTCGGAGCTCCGACTCCATGACCCGCTGCGGCCGGGTGGTCCGCCGGGTGCGAGCCGTTGTATCAGTGTGCTGCCGATCTAGCCTCTCCAGAGTTTGGCGGACATCTTCTATCGGAAGGGGAGTCCGTCCTGGTGGAGGCATGATCCGAGTAAAAGTAACACGGACTATTATGTAGAAAGGATGAGACCTTGGATGTAAAAAGAGGAAACACCACCCTCAATCGACGCAGATGTCGAGAGGGCGAAATAAGGCATTTGCCATCCCATCAATAGACTTTGAGAGAGAGGAGCAGAGACCTGAAGGAAGGGACTAACCCGCTGCGCAGCGGTAGTTTAGGTCCACGGAGTAGAAGCTTTGAAGCTTTCCGTAGGTGGCAACTTCGGAGAGGGTGCCAGAGGGGCGCTTCAAGATTACAACCACTCGAACCATGCGACAGAAATATCGCATGACGTTCAGACCGTCGATAACCGGCATGGAGGTTGCGCTCAAAGATGTTACGCTTGGCAGGTGACCGCATCTCGTAGTCAGCGGCGTCCAGCTGGCGCCAACAGTGTTGGTGTGAGTGGGATAATAAAAAGCAATATACAGAAGGGCTGACGGGCGATGGCATCATGAATCGCTCGAGACCAGAGAAAATTGTGCGGGGTGAAGGTTTTTGGAGCAGACCCTGGACAAAGTTCGGAACTGTTTTCCCGTCGGAATGTGGGGACCATTTGCGTATAAGAAGTCGAGCTCATCTCACGAAAGATCCAGAGATGATTCTGACAGACTACTTTCTCATCAAAACACTGTTGCGTGCCATGCAAGATTCAATCCCTGATGCCTCAAGGTCTAGGTTCCAGTAACGGGCAATCAAGGGCTCGTTTGTCGGGAGCGGCGCCAGGGCAGCCAGCTCTAAGCCCCCTGGGAGTGCAATTCTTCTCCAGCCTCGAAGGCTTAGAGATAGCTTCATCCACCGACCGGCAGCTTATCCGCGGGCACAATCTGATCGGTGCGGTCCGGCTGCAATTCGTCAAGGCGAGCTTCTTTGACGGAGGAGCAGGGGAGCACGGAGAGGTGCTCGATGAGATCGATGGAATCGACGTGCCACTCTCCATGCACGTGTACCCCTTCCCCCAAGCAGATGAGTGGGAAAACCAGTGGTTCTTCTTCGACATCCAGCTCCATCCGTATCAGCTATATTTCCGCCGTAGAGTCGAGGACGGTGAGGAGTCCATTATTGGAGGATGGGAAGACTCATATGCCAAGTTGGCCCAGGTTCGTGGACAGATGTGTGTTCAAGCGTATGTCGATGCCCTGTTTGAAAGCACCAATGTAGCAGAGACACAGGCCCATAAGTCAGAGGTCAGAATACTAACCGACACATCTTTTTAGCATCTCGATAAGGCCTCTCAGGCTTG
This genomic interval from Fusarium oxysporum f. sp. lycopersici 4287 chromosome 3, whole genome shotgun sequence contains the following:
- a CDS encoding hypothetical protein (At least one base has a quality score < 10); the encoded protein is MPVIDGLNVMRYFCRMVRVVVILKRPSGTLSEVATYGKLQSFYSVDLNYRCAAVRVTFTRIMPPPGRTPLPIEDVRQTLERLDRQHTDTTARTRRTTRPQRVMESELRNTKLRMPFEEIIRVSDDLDRRRAERRTGGPGPYRPHQARRRSGWVHTRVATGPTTPEPASPLRTPPSLKRHSIQQDVLPAPTPSDRDRSRRKRPKLLHEVTQHQQLSLDRILQHRDSCFRVKEDVSLRRSWCKEVPLALQVETSRSFHAAFADERTLPISHCTFCYRKCAPANMTTIQWRRDLPSSLLRATVALQECQKCLPLTGDAQVDVCLECRGSFDRGKLPKACSVNNMNIGCEHRYPKELDGLSPLEERLIALQAPFGYITKFTVDNKTPSSASYRKHIKGHIVVFPNNVDDLVTTVLPHPLLRTIENIHVSWSGAKRPNQAEVGSLLQVRKSRATAALLWLQKNNPLYRGIEINLDEIHGWQYAEGSAVPAVLMERMRREEPSAVEKTHTDPIVPNVDRGLEGTGFASIKELLASMQPDASDDASPPGDSELVEQSHQSPEDLLTSAPDPGSVHHGDDTLCETSASGMFPLDGPATFAEADKLSFLAEALRTSPGGHDDDAEPVGMMVHTAGDQPFIRVERGADFADSLHEDFFPRTFPKLFPWGRGGPKGPSLPDGDPRGALGSAQSGTNHSLNYWTKYVLQRHRGRFAVHPIFCFLVFNILLRSTNRRISMVRLVKGSFDRLDRVCRRLTMDRLKIAQEEMQDTKTTTDPDILFLLHELSIFGHAQPLSNETRLLMRRKIQSLNIWTGIPAIWITVNPNDINNPVKLKLSIHRLHDRDAAKELLIDLRGRYDRISLSIMDPVSAAIFFHREVSLFFEKYVKTGQESVYGKISHYYATVETNDRGSLHLHGLLWLEGNMELPSLIDDMTKNEEGEYRAQVVRYLDSVFNECLDEEAGRAVRKERKPIDPIDEIMNNTVTLSGAFDNESNFIAYCCQVHSHTYTCIKYSLKALAIEGAGQHRTTACRFKAPWKLVENTGFTEDGLLSMRRNHALVNRYNKAMAVGLRHNHDLSMILTKTKGLAMVFYITNYATKLDTPMWKRLVFASDVLRQLRESASLGGPSLPEQDAQRQDVVNESRQFLMRAANRIFSERQLSAVEVCYFLLGYQTDFTNVPNWSYINLTALYWTIFRRWPHLRRQACTQIDAEEPSETVQFRRNGRTLLYLDAYAYRGPVLRDTCLYDYMSTIIVERRRGRDEDEVHIALQGPPECHEWIQKLRQPPGYAVPVFQGFISDDHMDDHPVYFKRKSAEDARKDARLLDIDAAHHDDPTATATGSPVTPLIPQDVHAAQTLVKTILDQGYLAPFRQAIRPVHRDYSSALHSYPLPTAMVLLDTKNPIEERRPFIQRHDDFYQQIRHRQHSVLSQCSVPSADDVQAAAKAQDLLHLQMLNEMEGVVQGGTTSIGNANIDDLLVRQCDADIPIPRHLETSQAQNPRMLVELGPVGGFTELGLQAASAYTLNGLQSMALQLICRFLDKYVDHPDSAGQNLQYVGGPGGTGKSRIVDALRNVFVARGQLHQLQVTGTSGSAAAQIGGTTFHSACGLDIHHSNDRREPPVFSEAKKWRWKQKLVLVIDEVSMLGGSTLFQANCRLQALRDCPDKPFGGIPVVLLMGDFYQFAPVLEKSLLVDQMMSPTYTTSSGQATIAHHRGHNLWLMFKTVILLEEQVRARDDPQLGALLERVRAGTQTREDFDLLNTRLVDRSQITFKAGLRAITPLNRNRWALNMEALVDWARFHAKHISIFISTHTWRSRTFLQQELAQTIEQGDSSSCKIPGVFFYAQGMPVVVNKNTYTGLRVVNGAEFTAVDLIPDPNFPGHYLADDVTIHFGPPLGILLESQETKDITIPTLPAGTLLIRPITHVLDPANSCYKFLSGKCTRRGLPVVPAFVLTDYKAQGKTFADVLLELRGNRVTNGQPSKCDFTSLYVQLSRCKTLQGIKLLNIVRPQDFLGNKPDQVIVDAMKRLADLAMLWSQRLLILSRHQHRADVGLPARRREPGFGVNMEICDDLIIQIGPVCRLTADPMKD